The following DNA comes from Chelmon rostratus isolate fCheRos1 chromosome 20, fCheRos1.pri, whole genome shotgun sequence.
tgtctgtttgtttgtttgacttcaTCTTGAAAAACTACAGAAACTGTTATAAAAATGAAAGTACTTTTAACGTCCATAAATACTCATGGGTATACTGCCCTGAGTGTGGACTCACAGGCTGTGCTTCCTCCCAGGTTTCGTACAAATCGCGCCTTGCCTCTGTCTTGCAGATCTTCAATCCAACCATTTCCCCAGCTAACTCTAACTTTCTCCACTCCAATATTGAcgagaaaaacatattttatcaTACAGACAAGGGTTTATCAAGAACATCTTGTTTGGATGGTTCAACGTTATGTAATATCACTAAACACAGCTAACCTTTTGCATTTGCTTAGTGGATCTTTCTTAACGGTCAAAGGATCCTAAGAGACCAAACTCGGGGAGAAATTTCATTATAAACGCTGCAGTGTTTGTGCGCATGCGGAGGTCAGGGTTGACAGTCCCCACACAGTCGTGGAAGGAGTTCGGCGGCTAAGCTAACTGCAACCACCGCAACTAGCTACATGTGGAGGGTAAAACGGGAGGCATCCCCGACCCTAACTCTGTCAAAATCCCATCGTTCTACCCAAAACAACTCTAAAGTTCAGCCTCATCGAAAATAAGGGATAATATCTGTTTACAATGAAAGGGTGAGTGTAAGCTTTTGAAATACGAATAAGTAGCTTAGCACGAGTAAagtttttcatgtctgtttttttctacaAGGGGAGGCGGGGAGGAGACGGAGAggctagctagcttgctaagCTACTTTTATTTAGGTGTATAATAGAAACATACATCCGACAGCACAGTTACTGCAACAGTTCTGACACTGATATTCTCGACCACTTAAGCCGCTTGTCGGTTCGTTTAGGTAGCTTACAAGcaaagctaactagctagctgcTCGTGGGCAGCTGAGTCAGTAAACCCAATTTAGCTAAGCTAAATGGTCAGACTCCGGGTCTTGGATAACGTTAATTTGTGCGTCCGCGTCAAAGTCGACAGCAGCTCACCTAaacttcagctgcagcacagtcagtTAAATAAGTTTAATACGCTCCATGACAACTTACTGGCACAGTGAGCTTATGCTGGTCAGCTCTGTGTCAGCTACCGTATTAACGTGACATCCGACAGTAACTTCAGACTTTGTGCCAGCCTGCTCAGTGTAACTTGACATGTCGAAGTAACACGCTAGCAGTGTGTTTTTGGCTGATGTCTTGATTCTCAGGTTTCATGAGGTCGATTAAGGCTGAACTGTATTAATTGTTCAGATGGGATTTCATAGACGTTACTGTTTGAAGTGTGGACGGATCCTGGCACTGTATAGCCTGATGAACAACACACGTGaccaacagctgttttttttggaTGTGTAGCCTCCTATAAATACCACCGTGAACCCCTCAACCATATAAATTGGTGTCTTGAGTTTGGGTTACTCACCCAGACACTATAACAAGCATATTCCTAGGTTGTTTTAGACTTGACTCTTGGTTTTAGAAAGTGCCATGTCAGTTTTCTTGGTAAGTGTAAGGCAAGAATATCAAAATCATTACCCtcagatgtttattttgttgaaaGAGTGATGCTGTGTGACATCTGAGGGTCAGTGGCAAAGATGGCACAATATCTGGATTAGCAGTCATTTGATTTTACTGGGGGCTAAGACTTTGAGTATGAAAAATTAATAAttctgccaattattttcttattttttcaacTTTCCAggtcttgttttgtcaaaccaCCTGTCctaaacccaaaaatattctgtttaataatacataaaacaaaggaaaacatcagattgccatatttgagaagctgcagctcgATAAAGTTTGGCAGTTTGGTGGAAATAAAATCACCTCAACCGATTGATTTCCTGTTAATCGACTAAATGAACCATTTCAGATGCAGCATTAATGTTTATTAAATGAAGAAACTGCTTTCAGGTGTTTGGCTTGGAAAAAATGTTAACTACTAACTACTAACAGTTTTACAGTAGATCACAAAGTTACCAAGATGCTGCAGTGGATCTTTATTGCATTTGAGTCAGATTATCCTGGATATAACAGTGTACTCGTTGTCAGTCATTTGACCGTTTTGCTCTTGTTCCAGTAGCCGGATCGAGCTGGGGGATGTTACACCCCACAACATTAAGCAGCTGAAACGCCTGAACCAGGTCATCTTCCCTGTCAGCTACAATGACAAGTTTTATAAAGATGTACTGGAAGTTGGAGAGCTTGCAAAGCTAGGTAAGAAACATCCCTTGTGTTACTTACTCCCACataaatttaaaaacatcttttaaaaagtTTGAAGCTTATACTTTTCTGGTGACACTAGATATTAGAAGGGGAAAGAGTGTAAGATTTAGTGCggtctattggcagaatataacagaaatataatattcctaagtatgttttcattagtgtctAATCACCTTAAAATAAGcattgttgttcttttttgtcttgcagCATACTTCAATGACATTGCAGTGggtgctgtgtgctgcagagtgGACCACTCTCAGAACCAGAAGAGACTGTACATCATGACGCTTGGCTGTCTAGCACCCTACCGTAGGCTTGGAATTGGTAGGGAGCTTAGCATTTCTAGGAGACTCTGCAGTACACCTTGTCATcttgtgatttgtttttcaaactttgcctttgtctttttctccagGTACAAAGATGCTGAATCATGTGCTAAACATCTGTGAGAAGGATGGCACATTTGACAACATATATCTGTGAGTGTCTAATGGCAGAAGGTGTATGAAGAGATTTCAGTGTTGTCTATTTTATAATTGTCTGTTTATAATACTTTTCTTACTGAAACTGATCAAATTTCAACCCTAGCATGAAAACAGATCAGTTCATTCCATTGTTACTTTTGCAGCAAACTGTTCTACCACAAGCTAaatttcttcctttcctctcaaCAGTCATGTGCAGATCAGCAATGAGTCAGCCATTCACTTTTATCAGAAGTTTGGCTTTGAGATCATCGAAACAAAAAAGAATTACTACAAGAGGATAGAGCCCGCAGATGCCCATGTGTTGCAGAAGAGTCTGCGCA
Coding sequences within:
- the naa50 gene encoding N-alpha-acetyltransferase 50 isoform X2, whose protein sequence is MKGRIELGDVTPHNIKQLKRLNQVIFPVSYNDKFYKDVLEVGELAKLAYFNDIAVGAVCCRVDHSQNQKRLYIMTLGCLAPYRRLGIGTKMLNHVLNICEKDGTFDNIYLHVQISNESAIHFYQKFGFEIIETKKNYYKRIEPADAHVLQKSLRSPCAPPTGELQKAD
- the naa50 gene encoding N-alpha-acetyltransferase 50 isoform X1 encodes the protein MKGSRIELGDVTPHNIKQLKRLNQVIFPVSYNDKFYKDVLEVGELAKLAYFNDIAVGAVCCRVDHSQNQKRLYIMTLGCLAPYRRLGIGTKMLNHVLNICEKDGTFDNIYLHVQISNESAIHFYQKFGFEIIETKKNYYKRIEPADAHVLQKSLRSPCAPPTGELQKAD